From the Gymnogyps californianus isolate 813 chromosome 2, ASM1813914v2, whole genome shotgun sequence genome, one window contains:
- the RNF125 gene encoding E3 ubiquitin-protein ligase RNF125 isoform X2, whose amino-acid sequence MESTYRNYTECETQVCLSEMRAHLRTCEKYIEKYGPVQEPGAAVTRCSCPYCQCEVDEDELMDHCLSHHRSERRAVCCPICCLTPGRDPSYFSRNSIRHLQLRHILHYEDYIDINTVGEVLVE is encoded by the exons ATGGAGAGCACATACCGAAATTACACAGAATGCGAAACACAG GTATGTCTGAGTGAAATGAGAGCTCATTTAAGAACTTGcgaaaaatatatagaaaaatatgGACCTGTACAGGAGCCTGGAGCTGCTGTAACAAG ATGTTCCTGTCCTTACTGCCAGTGCGAAGTAGATGAGGATGAGCTAATGGACCACTGTCTGTCTCACCACAGATCGGAAAGGAGAGCAGTG TGTTGTCCAATTTGTTGTTTAACACCTGGGAGAGATCCAAgctatttcagcagaaattctATAAGGCATCTTCAACTCAGACATATACTCCATTATGAAGACTACATA gacaTAAACACTGTTGGAGAAGTTCTTGTTGAATGA
- the RNF125 gene encoding E3 ubiquitin-protein ligase RNF125 isoform X1, producing MESTYRNYTECETQVCLSEMRAHLRTCEKYIEKYGPVQEPGAAVTRCSCPYCQCEVDEDELMDHCLSHHRSERRAVCCPICCLTPGRDPSYFSRNSIRHLQLRHILHYEDYIVSNGICKLLDLISLCVSPSTPFTIKKL from the exons ATGGAGAGCACATACCGAAATTACACAGAATGCGAAACACAG GTATGTCTGAGTGAAATGAGAGCTCATTTAAGAACTTGcgaaaaatatatagaaaaatatgGACCTGTACAGGAGCCTGGAGCTGCTGTAACAAG ATGTTCCTGTCCTTACTGCCAGTGCGAAGTAGATGAGGATGAGCTAATGGACCACTGTCTGTCTCACCACAGATCGGAAAGGAGAGCAGTG TGTTGTCCAATTTGTTGTTTAACACCTGGGAGAGATCCAAgctatttcagcagaaattctATAAGGCATCTTCAACTCAGACATATACTCCATTATGAAGACTACATAGTAAGTAATGGTATTTGCAAACTACTGGACTTGATTTCTTTATGTGTATCTCCTTCCACACCTTTTACAATCAAGAAGTTATGA